One Hordeum vulgare subsp. vulgare chromosome 4H, MorexV3_pseudomolecules_assembly, whole genome shotgun sequence DNA window includes the following coding sequences:
- the LOC123448873 gene encoding malonyl CoA-acyl carrier protein transacylase, with product MLLRPPRFPRLSPRRLRSESPMASTLALLRPSAPSPATTLRAPFRSRVSTRVSVGSAVAAGADTLFADYKPTTAFLFPGQGAQAVGMGKEALNVRAAAELFDKANDILGYDLLNLCIDGPKEKLNSTVISQPAIYVTSLAAVEVLRAREDGQSVINSVDVTCGLSLGEYTALAFAGAFSFEDGLKLVKLRGEAMQDASDAANSAMASVIGLDSEKVQQLCDAANEDVDEKERVQIANFLCPGNYAVSGGVKGIEAVEAKAKSFKARMTVRLAVAGAFHTSFMQPAVSRLESALAATEIRSPRIPVISNVDAQPHSDPDTIKKILAQQVTSPVQWETTVTTLLGKGLEKSYELGPGKVIAGIIKRINKGASIENIGA from the exons ATGCTCCTCCGCCCTCCTCGCTTCCCACGcctctctcctcgccgcctccgctcGGAATCTCCGATGGCTTCCACGCTCGCCTTGCTCAGGCCGTCGGCGCCGAGCCCGGCGACGACCCTGAGGGCGCCGTTCAGATCTCGGGTCTCCACTAGAGTGTCTGTCGGATCGGCAGTGGCAGCAGGCGCCGACACGCTCTTCGCCGACTACAAACCCACCACCGCGTTCCTTTTCCCCGGCCAG GGTGCTCAGGCTGTTGGAATGGGTAAAGAAGCTCTTAATGTTCGAGCAGCTGCAGAACTATTTGATAAGGCAAATGATATACTTGG CTACGACTTGCTGAATCTTTGCATCGATGGACCAAAAGAAAAGCTGAACTCAACAGTGATCAGTCAG CCAGCTATATATGTTACCAGCCTTGCAGCTGTAGAAGTGTTACGTGCACGGGAAGACGGTCAATCTGTAATTAACTCTGTAGATGTCACATGTGGTCTCAGCTTGGGAGAATATACCGCGCTTGCATTTGCTGGTGCCTTTAG CTTTGAGGATGGTCTGAAGCTTGTCAAGCTTAGAGGAGAAGCCATGCAG GATGCCTCAGATGCTGCCAATAGTGCGATGGCTAGTGTGATTGGTCTAGATTCAGAAAAGGTGCAACAATTATGCGATGCTGCAAATGAGGACGTGGATGAAAAGGAAAGAGTTCAAATAGCAAACTTTCTCTGTCCT GGTAACTATGCAGTTTCTGGTGGTGTGAAGGGTATTGAAGCAGTTGAAGCCAAAGCAAAGTCTTTCAAGGCCAGAATGACG GTTCGCCTAGCTGTTGCTGGTGCTTTCCACACAAGCTTCATGCAACCTGCTGTCTCAAGATTGGAATCTGCGTTGGCTGctaccgagattagatcaccgagAATCCCAGTAATCTCCAATGTTGATGCACAGCCCCACTCAGATCCTGACACAATCAAGAAGATCTTGGCACAACAG GTAACCTCTCCTGTGCAATGGGAGACTACTGTGACGACTCTTTTGGGTAAAGGCCTTGAGAAGAGCTATGAACTCGGACCTGGAAAG GTTATAGCAGGAATCATTAAACGGATCAACAAAGGTGCCAGCATCGAGAACATTGGTGCATGA
- the LOC123448874 gene encoding 40S ribosomal protein S7, which produces MYTARKKIQKDKGVEPSEFEDTVAQAFFDLENGNQELKSDLKDLYINTAIQMDVVGNRKAVVIHVPYRLRKPFRKIHVRLVRELEKKFSGKDVVFVATRRIVRPPKKGSAVQRPRTRTLTAVHDGILEDVVYPAEIVGKRVRYRLDGAKVIKIYLDPKERNNTEYKLETFSAVYRRLCGKDVVFEYPVAETA; this is translated from the exons ATGTACACCGCCAGGAAGAAGATCCAGAAGGACAAGGGCGTCGAGCCCTCGGAGTTCGAGGACACCGTCGCGCAG GCTTTCTTTGACCTGGAGAATGGCAACCAGGAGCTCAAGAGCGACCTCAAGGACCTGTACATCAACACTGCGAT CCAGATGGATGTTGTTGGGAACAGGAAGGCCGTGGTGATCCATGTGCCGTACCGTCTCCGCAAGCCCTTCAGGAAGATCCATGTCAGGCTCGTCAgggagctggagaagaagtttagcGGCAAG GATGTTGTCTTTGTTGCAACAAGAAGGATTGTGAGGCCACCCAAGAAGGGTTCCGCTGTTCAGCGCCCTCGCACCAGAACCCTGACAGCTGTTCATGATGGTATCTTGGAGGATGTTGTGTACCCAGCTGAGATTGTGGGGAAGCGCGTCAGGTACCGTTTGGATGGTGCCAAGGTCATCAAG ATCTACTTGGACCCAAAGGAGCGCAACAACACTGAATACAAGCTGGAGACCTTCTCTGCAGTCTACCGCAGGCTTTGCGGGAAAGACGTTGTCTTTGAGTACCCTGTGGCCGAAACCGCATGA